A genomic window from Treponema maltophilum ATCC 51939 includes:
- the priA gene encoding replication restart helicase PriA — translation MTDRLWAEVFLNIPLHASFFYNWTAQDSDYKTKRNSAKNSGHKTERKSEQQTAAVLPQVGTRAHVTFGKRKMTAFIVKIHTELPPSLDFPAEKIKPLGRVIDEVPLFTREQVDLALWMEDYYLCSRGEALSAMLPLGKKEARNPDFSFDTDAEEFVPKTLSQEQSDAVNAILADKERLMHYLYGTTGSGKTEVFLRIAEQKLAEGRGVIYLVPEIGLTKQVVQAVTARFGETAAVLHSALTGSQKLAQWRRIIEKKARVVIGARSAVFAPVPDLGLIIIDEEHDGSYKSGNSPRYSARQVAIKRCMNLHIPLVMGSATPSLEAWHMMKQNKIGEYRLSRRLAGGKEPTIELIDLASGEKRAQTNGCLSRYLEERIGNTLNDKRQVILFLNRRGFTHFFRCKSCGFDLKCKNCSVSLTYHKREKILRCHYCGWSVKPPSSCPSCGSLDIEYSGFGTEFIEEEVRAKFPSARIVRADSDSLTGRGDLEEKLSLFKEKKADILLGTQMVAKGLNFPGVRLVGVVMADTGLHLPDFRAAERTFALIVQVAGRAGRFFPDGEVIVQTYDPERDAVALACGSRVEEFYEKELNARRELNFPPFSRLVRLVFRSANETKTRDAAETAARSIADSSDPHMMEILGPTECPLAKIAANFRCHILLRGKKLSYMQQLVRTFLASYKTPSGVYIEVDVDPISLL, via the coding sequence ATGACTGATCGGTTATGGGCGGAAGTTTTTTTAAACATTCCCCTGCACGCTTCGTTTTTTTACAACTGGACGGCGCAAGATTCCGATTATAAAACAAAACGGAATTCCGCCAAAAATTCCGGGCATAAAACCGAACGAAAATCCGAACAACAAACCGCCGCTGTCCTTCCCCAAGTCGGCACGCGCGCCCACGTTACCTTCGGCAAAAGGAAGATGACGGCCTTTATCGTCAAAATTCATACCGAACTTCCCCCTTCGCTCGATTTTCCCGCCGAAAAGATAAAACCGCTCGGACGCGTTATAGACGAGGTGCCGCTTTTTACGCGGGAACAAGTCGACCTTGCTTTATGGATGGAAGACTATTATCTGTGCTCGCGCGGGGAAGCGTTGAGCGCCATGCTGCCCTTGGGTAAAAAAGAAGCGCGGAATCCCGATTTTTCATTCGACACCGACGCCGAAGAATTCGTGCCGAAAACGCTTTCGCAGGAACAAAGCGATGCGGTCAACGCGATTCTTGCCGACAAAGAACGCCTCATGCATTATCTGTACGGAACGACCGGTTCGGGCAAAACGGAAGTGTTTTTGCGCATAGCCGAGCAAAAACTTGCCGAAGGAAGGGGCGTTATTTATCTGGTGCCTGAAATAGGCTTGACGAAGCAAGTCGTACAGGCCGTAACGGCGCGCTTCGGCGAAACGGCGGCGGTGCTGCATTCGGCGCTTACCGGGAGCCAAAAACTTGCCCAATGGCGCAGAATCATCGAAAAAAAAGCCCGCGTCGTTATAGGTGCGCGCAGCGCCGTATTTGCTCCCGTTCCCGATTTGGGCTTGATTATCATCGACGAAGAACATGACGGCTCATACAAATCGGGAAACTCGCCGCGCTATTCGGCGCGTCAGGTTGCGATCAAGCGCTGCATGAACCTGCATATTCCTCTCGTTATGGGAAGCGCCACACCTTCGCTCGAAGCCTGGCACATGATGAAGCAAAACAAAATCGGCGAGTACCGTTTGAGCAGGCGGCTGGCCGGCGGCAAAGAACCGACAATAGAACTTATCGATTTGGCAAGCGGTGAAAAAAGAGCGCAAACGAACGGCTGTCTTTCGCGGTATTTGGAAGAGCGCATAGGCAATACGCTCAATGACAAAAGGCAGGTTATTTTATTTTTAAACCGGCGCGGCTTTACCCATTTTTTCAGGTGCAAATCGTGCGGCTTCGACTTAAAATGCAAAAACTGTTCGGTGTCGCTCACCTATCACAAACGCGAAAAAATCCTGCGCTGCCATTATTGCGGCTGGTCGGTAAAGCCGCCTTCTTCGTGCCCGTCGTGCGGTTCGCTCGATATAGAATATTCGGGTTTCGGTACCGAATTTATCGAAGAAGAAGTGCGCGCCAAATTTCCTTCAGCCCGCATTGTGCGCGCGGACAGCGACAGCTTAACCGGCCGCGGCGATCTTGAAGAAAAACTTTCGCTGTTTAAAGAAAAAAAAGCCGATATTTTGCTCGGAACGCAAATGGTCGCGAAGGGCTTGAATTTTCCCGGTGTGCGGCTTGTCGGCGTGGTTATGGCGGACACGGGATTGCATTTGCCCGACTTCAGAGCGGCCGAGCGCACCTTTGCGCTTATCGTGCAGGTTGCAGGAAGAGCGGGACGTTTTTTTCCCGACGGCGAAGTTATCGTGCAAACCTACGATCCTGAAAGGGACGCGGTTGCCTTGGCATGCGGCAGCCGCGTAGAGGAATTTTACGAAAAGGAGCTGAACGCGCGCCGTGAGCTGAATTTTCCGCCTTTCAGCCGCCTTGTCAGGCTCGTGTTCAGATCGGCAAACGAAACGAAAACGCGCGATGCGGCGGAAACGGCTGCCCGCAGTATAGCCGATTCTTCGGATCCGCACATGATGGAGATTTTGGGACCGACCGAATGCCCGCTTGCGAAAATCGCCGCCAATTTCCGCTGCCATATTTTACTGCGCGGTAAAAAACTTTCGTATATGCAGCAGCTTGTGCGCACGTTTTTAGCCTCATACAAAACTCCTTCGGGCGTGTATATTGAAGTTGACGTAGACCCGATAAGCCTGTTATAA
- the cdaA gene encoding diadenylate cyclase CdaA, with the protein MSGMGKILEIYDYIRPVLDIGVLAFILYKMYGIIVKTQSLQIIKFAFTILAAYVLALFLNLSTLLWILNLFAPGVLIGFAIVFQPELRKIVFKLGQTQWFKFRNGTKHTYIDSVLIAAEMLSKQKRGMLAVFTRKTSLKDIMDTGTYLNADLTSSLLVTIFGHDTPLHDGASVIQNGKIVASGCFLPLSEQYDIRKTFGTRHRAALGLSEETDAVILVVSEETGAISLAYDSRLHYDLTMEQLNETLENLLDITADSITPEEDL; encoded by the coding sequence ATGAGCGGCATGGGGAAAATTCTCGAAATATACGATTACATCCGTCCCGTTTTGGACATAGGCGTCCTTGCGTTTATTTTATATAAAATGTACGGCATTATCGTAAAAACGCAAAGTCTGCAGATTATCAAATTTGCTTTTACGATTTTAGCCGCCTACGTGCTTGCGCTTTTTTTGAATTTATCCACTTTATTGTGGATTTTGAATTTGTTTGCGCCCGGCGTTCTCATCGGCTTTGCGATTGTGTTCCAGCCGGAACTGCGCAAAATCGTTTTTAAGCTCGGGCAAACGCAGTGGTTTAAATTCCGTAACGGAACAAAGCACACGTATATCGATTCGGTGCTCATTGCGGCGGAAATGCTTTCCAAACAAAAGCGGGGCATGCTCGCCGTCTTTACGCGCAAAACGTCGCTGAAAGATATTATGGACACGGGAACGTATTTGAACGCCGATCTTACGTCGAGCTTGTTGGTAACGATTTTCGGTCACGATACGCCGCTGCACGACGGGGCTTCGGTTATTCAAAACGGAAAAATCGTCGCTTCCGGATGCTTTTTGCCGCTTTCCGAACAATACGACATACGCAAAACCTTCGGCACGCGACATCGTGCGGCTTTAGGTTTGTCCGAAGAAACCGACGCGGTTATCCTTGTCGTATCCGAAGAAACCGGAGCGATCAGCTTGGCATACGATTCGCGCCTGCACTATGATTTGACGATGGAACAATTAAACGAAACGCTCGAAAACCTTTTGGACATTACGGCCGACTCCATTACTCCGGAGGAAGATTTATGA
- a CDS encoding metal-dependent transcriptional regulator, translating into MTQSLEDYLETIGNLAQGGNMPRVKDIAATLKLSKPSVHVALHLLEDKGMIEHEPYGDIIITELGRQKYLEIKHKHDTISSFLQTNLGISPENANKDACLMEHFLSDETLEKIESCVKNAKTTCALCPENASSQSAAALTAESLSTAKLRPKTEKRA; encoded by the coding sequence ATGACACAGAGCCTCGAAGATTATTTGGAAACCATCGGGAACCTCGCGCAGGGCGGCAATATGCCGCGCGTCAAAGATATAGCCGCAACGCTGAAGCTGTCGAAACCCTCGGTTCATGTCGCCCTCCATTTACTCGAAGATAAGGGCATGATCGAACACGAGCCCTACGGCGATATTATTATAACCGAATTGGGCAGACAAAAGTATTTGGAAATAAAGCACAAACACGATACGATAAGCAGCTTTTTGCAAACGAATTTAGGTATATCGCCGGAAAACGCGAACAAAGACGCGTGCTTAATGGAACATTTTTTAAGCGACGAAACGCTCGAAAAAATAGAATCCTGCGTAAAAAACGCCAAAACGACTTGCGCTCTTTGTCCTGAAAACGCCTCATCCCAAAGTGCCGCCGCGCTGACGGCCGAATCGTTAAGCACCGCAAAATTACGACCGAAAACGGAAAAACGCGCCTGA
- a CDS encoding CehA/McbA family metallohydrolase: MTELHFELTFRQNQERTYVKHPFTVPAGTDRMEIDYDYPRFGKEQNQNGVKIEEENIIDLGLYSPDGELKGWSGSDKKSIFICATEATAGYIPCPICEGQWAAALGLYKIKSEVTVKLHIRFYPKQKRLYKGDIHMHTINSDGAYMTAEVIDFCKKAGLDFIALTDHNNTVQNTEIGHAENITVIPGMEYTNYRGHANFYFNEYKIQTFDSALLSNTFDEMKKIFLEAKARGALISLNHVDCPFCGWKFGYKDFPYDMVEVWNGPMKESEMRAIARWHQWLCEGKKIPAVGGSDTHRNELARTYGTPTTFVYADGNSVDELRTALSKGNSFISIAPNGPRLNMDINGKIFGETALWKAGLTGKFSVEGCNAGDVVKLINGKNQIVEQIIPFRGVYTQEFAVEKASFYRIELYRNLIGIDMLVSLSNPIYVE, translated from the coding sequence ATGACCGAACTTCATTTTGAACTTACCTTTCGGCAAAATCAAGAGCGAACCTACGTAAAACATCCGTTTACGGTGCCCGCCGGAACCGACCGCATGGAAATCGACTACGATTATCCGCGTTTCGGCAAAGAACAAAATCAAAACGGCGTTAAGATAGAAGAAGAAAATATAATCGATTTGGGCTTGTACAGCCCCGACGGAGAACTCAAGGGCTGGTCGGGTTCCGATAAAAAATCGATTTTCATCTGCGCAACGGAAGCAACCGCAGGCTACATCCCCTGCCCCATTTGCGAAGGACAGTGGGCTGCCGCCCTCGGCTTATACAAAATAAAATCGGAAGTTACGGTAAAACTGCACATACGGTTTTATCCCAAGCAAAAACGCCTGTACAAAGGCGACATTCACATGCACACAATCAACAGCGACGGCGCATATATGACGGCCGAAGTTATCGACTTTTGTAAAAAAGCCGGCCTCGACTTTATCGCGCTTACCGATCACAACAACACCGTGCAGAACACCGAAATCGGCCATGCCGAAAACATCACCGTCATTCCCGGTATGGAATATACAAACTATCGCGGACACGCGAATTTTTATTTTAACGAATACAAAATCCAAACCTTCGATTCGGCGCTTTTGTCGAATACGTTTGATGAAATGAAAAAAATCTTTCTTGAAGCAAAAGCGCGCGGCGCGTTGATTTCGCTGAATCACGTGGACTGCCCCTTTTGCGGATGGAAATTCGGCTATAAAGATTTTCCGTACGACATGGTTGAAGTGTGGAACGGCCCGATGAAAGAATCGGAAATGCGGGCGATAGCGCGCTGGCACCAATGGCTGTGCGAAGGCAAAAAAATTCCCGCAGTCGGCGGCTCGGACACGCACCGGAACGAATTGGCGCGAACCTACGGCACTCCGACAACCTTTGTGTACGCGGACGGCAATTCGGTCGATGAACTGAGAACGGCGCTCTCGAAGGGGAATTCCTTCATCAGTATAGCGCCGAACGGGCCGAGATTGAACATGGACATAAACGGCAAAATCTTCGGCGAAACCGCTTTGTGGAAAGCCGGCCTTACCGGGAAATTTTCGGTCGAAGGCTGCAATGCCGGCGACGTCGTTAAACTGATAAACGGGAAAAATCAAATTGTCGAACAAATCATTCCGTTCAGAGGCGTCTACACGCAGGAATTCGCCGTAGAAAAAGCGTCTTTTTACCGGATCGAACTGTACCGCAATTTAATCGGAATCGACATGCTCGTCAGTTTAAGCAATCCGATTTACGTGGAATAA
- a CDS encoding extracellular solute-binding protein: protein MLKKMFIVTAVLAAAVPTLFIGCSGKGGASGAGKEVKIFSSVTGGKDEAENVAFAEAIGKATGYKIDLEKVTANAETVLMQKLSAEESYDLIYFNQFLMYKFAKDGILQDLTDRINKSSILKENYPAGELEKIKFNGKYYAGFNKLEGYPLPNVNKAITDKAGVDIGNLTTLDDFYNMLKTVKNYMETKEGKKPYYPFFVYMNDIWDLQPWFSAVGARRGVFVDNTGKKYSPYVQDSARPVWEWLAKLYKEGLLDPASFTGKTGDMRSKMWQSQDIVLDSDWSAWTGLYNNNAKAAGTYPEKVNVVAILGAKSPDGKYLLEQGGASLWGIPTNAKNPDGAFKVLEYFATKEGGLLLSAGIEGIDYTMENGKLVFTETGIKHAKDHGAPFPISTKFDFSLLGEMNPGVAEALAYAKRDDVDIAAMGFANGELDARQYYNIMSKWMSDCIMGKIDAASAMKGAADELRSKGIID, encoded by the coding sequence ATGCTCAAAAAAATGTTTATCGTTACGGCTGTTTTAGCCGCTGCGGTACCGACGCTCTTTATCGGCTGTTCCGGCAAGGGCGGCGCTTCGGGTGCGGGAAAAGAAGTAAAAATTTTTTCCAGCGTAACCGGCGGAAAAGACGAGGCGGAAAATGTAGCTTTTGCCGAAGCAATCGGCAAGGCGACCGGCTATAAGATCGATCTTGAAAAAGTTACGGCAAACGCCGAAACGGTGCTTATGCAAAAATTAAGCGCGGAAGAAAGTTACGATCTTATTTATTTTAACCAATTCCTTATGTATAAGTTTGCCAAAGACGGCATTCTGCAGGATTTAACGGACAGAATCAACAAGTCCAGCATCTTAAAGGAAAACTATCCCGCCGGCGAATTGGAAAAAATCAAGTTCAACGGAAAATACTATGCAGGCTTCAACAAGCTGGAAGGCTATCCGCTGCCGAACGTCAATAAAGCCATTACGGATAAAGCCGGTGTCGACATCGGCAATTTGACCACGCTGGACGATTTTTACAATATGCTGAAAACCGTAAAAAATTATATGGAAACCAAAGAAGGCAAAAAGCCCTACTATCCCTTCTTCGTCTACATGAACGACATTTGGGACTTGCAGCCGTGGTTTTCCGCCGTCGGAGCGCGCAGAGGCGTCTTTGTCGACAACACGGGCAAAAAATATTCGCCCTATGTGCAGGATTCCGCCCGCCCCGTTTGGGAATGGCTTGCAAAACTTTATAAAGAAGGCTTGCTCGATCCCGCATCCTTTACGGGAAAAACCGGCGATATGCGCAGCAAAATGTGGCAGTCGCAGGACATCGTTTTGGACTCCGACTGGTCGGCATGGACGGGACTGTATAACAACAACGCCAAAGCCGCCGGCACCTATCCTGAAAAAGTAAATGTCGTCGCCATCCTCGGTGCAAAGAGTCCCGACGGAAAATACCTTTTGGAACAGGGCGGCGCTTCTTTGTGGGGAATTCCGACTAACGCGAAAAACCCTGACGGCGCATTCAAAGTGCTCGAATATTTTGCGACAAAAGAAGGCGGTTTATTGCTTTCCGCGGGAATCGAAGGCATTGACTACACGATGGAAAACGGTAAACTCGTGTTCACCGAAACGGGCATTAAGCACGCAAAAGACCACGGAGCGCCCTTCCCCATTTCAACCAAATTCGACTTTTCGTTATTGGGCGAAATGAACCCCGGCGTTGCCGAAGCGCTTGCCTATGCCAAACGCGATGACGTTGACATCGCCGCCATGGGATTTGCAAACGGCGAATTGGACGCACGCCAATATTACAACATTATGTCCAAATGGATGAGTGATTGTATTATGGGCAAAATCGATGCCGCTTCCGCGATGAAAGGCGCGGCAGACGAATTGCGCAGCAAAGGAATTATCGACTGA
- a CDS encoding holo-ACP synthase: MITGCGIDIVDTERFVPWMRQERFIRRFFHADEAAYVCSLPVRQGAESLAARFAAKEAFGKALGTGLAGFQLSDVCVCKDKTGKPFLRLYGSAEQLLKKNGAQRVHLSLAHEKRYAVAQVILEGGKNESV; the protein is encoded by the coding sequence ATGATAACGGGCTGCGGCATCGACATTGTAGATACGGAACGCTTTGTTCCGTGGATGCGACAGGAGCGCTTTATTCGGCGTTTTTTTCATGCGGATGAAGCCGCCTACGTTTGTTCGCTTCCGGTGCGGCAGGGAGCGGAAAGTTTGGCCGCGCGCTTTGCCGCAAAAGAAGCATTCGGAAAAGCGCTGGGAACCGGTCTTGCGGGTTTTCAGTTGAGCGACGTATGCGTATGCAAAGACAAAACCGGAAAGCCGTTTTTGCGTTTATACGGTTCTGCCGAGCAATTGCTGAAAAAAAACGGAGCGCAGCGCGTACATCTTTCGTTGGCGCATGAAAAACGCTATGCCGTTGCGCAGGTTATATTGGAAGGGGGGAAGAATGAATCTGTATAA
- a CDS encoding CdaR family protein produces MKMPDFFVRLTDNLPIKLLAVAAAVLLYFSYQITTLDSKSFSIPLQVREGGSFALADDPPQYVRVTVRAKPEQTAAVQKGDITAYIDTSSVTASGVSSLSVKLGLKDYFTLMDPLDVQVKPNTISLHFEQNAAKSVPVKAFFLGSLPEGYEIVSQTVDPENVKIVGAQSVVDAVESVSTVGIDLQNKTESFTATVKIETDLRRVQVADVQDVTVRVEIKAQALTRSFSVSAQALNLNAGLELAKELDKVTLTLSGTKNALSSFTPGESAVQADFSDAHTAGIHSVQLRVNIPDEFSVVAVDPPVLEAELAETSSDFSSGNFREDL; encoded by the coding sequence ATGAAAATGCCGGATTTTTTTGTCCGCTTAACCGACAATCTGCCGATTAAACTGCTTGCCGTTGCGGCCGCCGTTTTGCTGTATTTTTCGTATCAAATCACTACGCTCGATTCAAAATCATTTTCGATTCCGCTCCAAGTGCGCGAGGGCGGCAGCTTCGCCCTGGCCGATGATCCGCCCCAATATGTGCGCGTTACGGTGAGGGCAAAGCCGGAACAAACCGCAGCCGTTCAAAAGGGCGACATAACCGCTTACATCGACACTTCTTCGGTAACCGCAAGCGGAGTAAGTTCCTTATCGGTTAAGTTGGGGCTCAAGGATTATTTTACGCTCATGGATCCGCTCGACGTGCAGGTTAAGCCGAATACGATTTCACTGCATTTCGAACAAAATGCAGCGAAATCGGTGCCTGTCAAAGCGTTTTTTTTAGGCAGTCTGCCTGAAGGTTATGAAATCGTTTCGCAAACCGTCGATCCTGAAAACGTTAAAATAGTCGGTGCCCAATCGGTCGTCGATGCGGTCGAATCGGTGAGTACGGTCGGCATCGATTTACAAAACAAAACGGAATCTTTTACCGCTACGGTAAAAATCGAAACCGATTTAAGGCGCGTACAGGTGGCGGATGTTCAAGACGTTACGGTGCGAGTCGAAATTAAAGCGCAGGCTTTAACTCGCAGTTTTTCCGTGAGCGCCCAAGCACTGAATCTGAACGCCGGTCTTGAGCTTGCAAAAGAATTGGATAAGGTAACGCTGACCCTGTCCGGCACAAAAAATGCTTTATCTTCTTTCACACCGGGCGAATCGGCCGTTCAAGCCGACTTTTCCGATGCGCATACCGCGGGCATCCATTCCGTCCAGCTGCGGGTAAATATTCCCGACGAATTCTCGGTTGTTGCCGTCGACCCTCCCGTATTGGAAGCGGAACTTGCGGAAACATCTTCGGATTTTTCTTCGGGCAATTTCCGAGAGGACTTATGA
- a CDS encoding DUF2225 domain-containing protein has protein sequence MNLYKKNDDSKNLAVSFYSKQKVLCPFCKKQFAREEMLTGGGRMIAGELTDELRRIFEPSVKFGRIYPLIYSVAACPVCHAALLWNDFEHFADEQIIEEIIDTEDARKKSVEAVFPFYDLKRPRTVFDGAAAYYLALLCYEHLPAQYSPTIKKAQICLRLAWLCGDLNSLCPDRGFDYVQQRFYRKALFLYQESLDYEIHRIENITAIGHFGPDIDKNYGYDGVIYLCALLEYKYGQKQNQHERLQKLDELKRAIARIFGLGKSSKNKPGPLLEHSRSLYDKLTAELKEANMIDFDDE, from the coding sequence ATGAATCTGTATAAAAAAAATGACGACTCGAAGAACTTAGCCGTATCGTTTTATTCAAAACAGAAAGTTTTGTGCCCCTTTTGTAAAAAACAGTTTGCGCGGGAAGAAATGCTGACCGGCGGCGGTCGCATGATCGCCGGAGAGCTTACCGACGAGTTAAGGCGAATCTTCGAGCCTTCGGTAAAGTTCGGCCGGATTTATCCGCTTATTTATTCGGTTGCCGCCTGTCCCGTGTGCCATGCCGCCTTATTGTGGAACGATTTTGAACACTTTGCCGACGAGCAAATTATAGAAGAAATTATAGATACCGAAGACGCGCGCAAAAAATCCGTGGAAGCGGTTTTTCCCTTTTATGATTTAAAACGGCCGCGTACGGTTTTCGACGGCGCGGCGGCCTATTATCTTGCGTTGCTGTGCTACGAACATCTTCCCGCACAATATTCGCCGACGATAAAAAAAGCGCAAATATGTCTGCGTCTTGCGTGGCTGTGCGGCGATTTGAATTCGCTGTGTCCCGACCGCGGCTTCGATTACGTTCAGCAGCGTTTTTACCGCAAAGCGCTTTTTTTGTATCAGGAATCTTTGGATTACGAAATTCACCGCATAGAAAATATCACCGCGATCGGTCATTTCGGTCCCGATATCGATAAAAACTACGGCTACGACGGCGTTATTTATCTGTGCGCACTTTTGGAATATAAATACGGGCAAAAGCAAAATCAGCACGAGCGACTGCAAAAACTTGACGAACTCAAGCGCGCCATTGCCCGCATATTCGGCTTGGGGAAATCCTCTAAAAACAAACCGGGCCCGCTTTTGGAACATTCACGCAGTTTATACGACAAGCTGACCGCCGAATTGAAAGAAGCCAACATGATCGATTTCGACGACGAATAA
- the truA gene encoding tRNA pseudouridine(38-40) synthase TruA, producing the protein MRNILLTLSYDGTFFCGWQRQECRIDAAAASNGTHRRARTVMQKRARTVQEEVEKVLAHIHKQPVVLYASGRTDSGVHAAAQAANFISPIDSIPLENYIPALNSRLPSDIRVHKAEEKSPDFNARFNAVNRTYRYFFYCGKTPAACEMNYVWPLYRYPDIAKLNEMAFCLHGETDCSAFSAAGDKSLSKNRFIERAVFFMQGEKLVFEICANAFLWKMVRSLAGTFIELEKSGGGAQEFRRILMSKDRKNAGLTAPAQGLFLWNVCFEGIRVHP; encoded by the coding sequence ATGCGCAATATTTTGCTTACGCTTTCCTACGACGGAACTTTTTTTTGCGGGTGGCAGCGCCAGGAATGCAGGATCGATGCCGCAGCCGCATCGAACGGAACGCACAGGCGCGCGCGCACGGTTATGCAAAAGCGCGCGCGCACCGTTCAGGAAGAAGTTGAAAAAGTTTTGGCCCATATTCATAAGCAGCCGGTCGTCTTGTACGCCTCCGGGCGCACCGATTCGGGCGTTCACGCGGCAGCCCAAGCCGCAAATTTTATTTCTCCGATCGATTCCATTCCGCTTGAAAATTATATTCCCGCTTTAAATAGCCGCCTTCCTTCGGATATACGCGTGCATAAAGCCGAAGAAAAATCGCCGGATTTTAACGCCCGCTTCAATGCGGTGAACCGTACCTATCGCTATTTTTTTTACTGCGGAAAAACGCCTGCCGCATGCGAAATGAACTACGTGTGGCCGCTGTACCGCTATCCCGATATCGCCAAGCTTAACGAGATGGCATTCTGTCTACACGGCGAAACCGATTGTTCGGCTTTCAGCGCCGCCGGCGACAAAAGTCTTTCTAAAAACCGTTTTATAGAACGCGCCGTTTTTTTTATGCAGGGCGAAAAACTCGTGTTCGAAATTTGCGCAAACGCTTTTTTATGGAAAATGGTGCGTTCTCTTGCCGGCACGTTTATCGAACTTGAAAAAAGCGGCGGCGGCGCACAAGAGTTCCGTCGCATACTTATGTCGAAAGACCGGAAAAATGCGGGTTTGACGGCTCCCGCCCAAGGACTTTTTTTGTGGAATGTCTGCTTTGAAGGAATCAGGGTTCATCCGTAG
- a CDS encoding uracil-DNA glycosylase: MQNMSSADRELLIDVLNTASSWIYKKPLAPLKLSDIRVSSKTVHAASPSAAKTACTAEAACTAFQTAAFADGTAGTIPVAAEQTMDAIAQKVARCSRCVLAKTRKNTVPGFGSLHPLVMVIGEGPGADEDETGLPFVGAAGKLLDKMLEAICLSRHTNCFIGNIVKCRPPHNRDPAPEEREACASFLHAQIHALKPKMILAVGRIAAQSLLETSEGIGKLHGRFFTYKDIPLMATYHPSALLRDASLKKPAWEDLKLFRARLSELASGYTGFAGSGRHD, encoded by the coding sequence ATGCAGAACATGTCTTCGGCCGACCGCGAGCTTCTTATCGATGTGCTGAATACGGCCTCTTCGTGGATCTATAAAAAACCGCTTGCACCTTTAAAACTTTCCGATATACGCGTTTCTTCAAAAACCGTGCATGCCGCATCCCCGTCCGCGGCAAAGACCGCATGCACTGCGGAAGCCGCGTGCACGGCGTTCCAAACGGCGGCTTTCGCGGACGGCACCGCGGGAACAATTCCGGTTGCCGCGGAACAAACGATGGACGCCATAGCGCAAAAGGTTGCCCGCTGTTCGCGCTGCGTCTTGGCAAAAACACGGAAAAATACCGTTCCCGGTTTCGGCAGCCTTCATCCGCTGGTTATGGTTATAGGCGAAGGACCGGGCGCCGACGAAGACGAAACGGGGCTTCCCTTTGTGGGAGCGGCGGGCAAATTGCTCGACAAAATGCTCGAAGCGATTTGTCTTTCACGCCATACGAACTGTTTTATCGGGAATATCGTCAAATGCCGACCGCCGCACAACCGGGATCCGGCTCCGGAAGAACGCGAAGCATGCGCATCGTTTTTGCACGCGCAGATTCACGCTTTAAAGCCTAAAATGATTTTGGCGGTCGGGCGCATTGCCGCGCAAAGTCTTTTGGAAACTTCGGAAGGAATCGGAAAACTGCACGGCCGCTTTTTTACGTACAAAGATATTCCGCTTATGGCAACCTATCATCCGAGCGCCCTTTTGCGCGACGCCTCTTTAAAAAAGCCGGCGTGGGAAGACTTAAAACTGTTCAGAGCACGCCTTTCCGAATTGGCAAGCGGCTATACCGGCTTTGCGGGAAGCGGGCGGCATGACTGA